From a region of the Aeoliella mucimassa genome:
- the rplK gene encoding 50S ribosomal protein L11 produces MAKQVVGKAAFQIPGGQATPAPPVGTALGKHGINLGQFVQAFNDATKEANGMMIPVVVTVYNDRSFDFITKSPPAAVLLKKAAGLAKGSGVPNKTKVGKVSTAQLEEIATTKMQDLNARDLEHAVRMIAGTARSMGIVVEG; encoded by the coding sequence ATGGCGAAGCAAGTTGTTGGCAAAGCAGCATTCCAAATTCCCGGTGGGCAGGCAACACCTGCTCCTCCTGTCGGTACTGCGCTCGGTAAGCACGGCATTAATCTAGGCCAGTTTGTCCAAGCGTTTAACGATGCCACCAAAGAAGCAAACGGAATGATGATTCCGGTGGTGGTCACGGTCTACAACGACCGCAGCTTCGACTTCATCACCAAAAGCCCCCCCGCGGCAGTTTTGCTCAAGAAAGCAGCCGGCCTAGCGAAGGGCTCGGGTGTGCCGAATAAGACCAAGGTTGGCAAAGTTTCGACCGCTCAGCTGGAAGAAATCGCCACCACCAAGATGCAAGACCTCAACGCCCGCGATCTGGAGCACGCCGTGCGAATGATTGCCGGCACCGCCCGCAGCATGGGCATCGTGGTCGAAGGCTAA